The sequence GGCGGGGCGGAGTTCGGCGGCGAAGGCGGCGGCGCCGGGGGACGGTTCGGCGTCCTTGCCGGGAAGGTGAGCCTCCATGATCATCGTGACCCGGCCCATGGTGGCCAGCGCGGCGCCGGCGGCGGTAGCCGCGGTGCGGGAGAGGCCGCGGTGGCGTACGGGTTCCTTTTCGGCGCGGGCCACGCTCTCCTCCCAGGCGGCGCGGGCCGCACGGGCGTCGAGGAGGGCCTCGCGGACCTGGCGGGGGCGGCCTTCGGCGGGACGGGCGTAACGGTCCAGCACTGCCAGCGCATAACGCCCGTTCGTCGTCAGCCATTCGGCGAGGCGGTCGCGCAGCCTGGGCGTCTCCCAGGCGGGGAACAGCGCGTACGACAGCATCGCGAGCAGCCCGCCGAGGAGGGTGAGCACCACGCGTTCCTCGACGGTCTGGGTCCAGCCCTCCCCGGCGATGCCCAGCAGGAAGATGACGTAACCGGCCACGCAGGCCGAGGTGACCGAGACGCCGGTGCGCATCAGCAGGTACATCAGGAAGACGAAGACGACGGCGAGCCCGGCGCAGACATTCGGCCCGGGGTGGGCAAGGGCCAGCAGGCCGCCGCTGACGGTGACGCCGACGAGGGTGCCGATGAAACGGGCCACCCCGCGCGCATAGGTCTGGCCGAAGTCGGGGCGCATCACCATCACGGAGGTCAGCGGCACCCAGTAGCCGTGGCCGAACGGCAGGGCGGCGCCCAGGAGATAGCCGCAGACGGCGACCGTGCCGACCCGCAGGGCGTGCCGGAAAATGGGCGAGGACCAGCGGGTCTCGCGGTGCAGGGCGCGCAGGGCGACCGGGACGAGCCGGGGGACGCTGGGGCGCAGCAGATGGCTGCCTTCTTCCCGCCCGCCCGGCCCGCGTTCCGCCTCGGTGGTGGGGCGGGTGGCCTGGACGGGCTCGTCGGTGAGTTCGACGGCGTCGGCGAGCAGGGAGATCAGGCGGTATGCGGAGCGGCGGGCGGCGCCGTGCAGCATCGGGCCGGAGGCGGGGACCTCCAGTGTGGCCATCGCCTCGGGCGGCAGGCGTACCGGACTGTCATGCCGTACGGCGTGCGCGACGGCGTCCAGGACGGTGCCCGCGGCCTGGAGGAGGTCGCGGGCGCGGTCGCGTTCGGGGCCCTCGGCCGGGGCGCCGACGACCGGGTCGGCGAGGGAGGCGAGCACCGGCCGGACGCGTTCGGCCAGGCCCCGGGGACCGTGCAGCTGGACGGGGCGTCGCCGGGCCTGACGGGGCGTCACCGCGGAGGCGAGGCGGGCGTCCATCAGGGGCGCCGGGTCGAAGGGTGCCACCGGGTCCTGTCGCAGCCGGCGGGCGTAGTCGGCCTCGGCGGCCAGCGCATCGGCGAGCGCATCGCGCTGCACCCCCCAGGGCCGGACCGGGAAGACGAGGATGAGCGCGGCCTGGACGAGACCGCCGCAGAAGATCAGGGCGGCGTGTTGCAGCGCCTCCAGGACGGAGGTCGGCAGGGTGACGGTGACCAGCATGATCGCCACCGTCAGGGTGCCTGCCAGGCCGGAGACCGGGCCGATCGCCCAGGCCATCCCGGCGAGCACGGTCCAGCCGGCGAGGAGCACCACGAAGGCCGGGAGGTGGGCGGCGACCAGATAGCCGAGGAAGGTGGAGACGGCCAGGGCACCGGCGACGGCGAGCGCCAGGACGGGCCGGGGCCGCATACTGCGCTGGAAGGTGACGAGCCCGGAGGCGAAGGCGCCGAAGGCGGAGGAGACCGCCAGGGCCGGACTGCCGCGCCACAGACACACCCCGATGACGAGGGCCACGCCGGCCGCACCGCGCACCGCGATCACCGGTGTGAGCTTGGCGCGCTCGATGGTCAGTCCGGAGCGGGCGGTCTGCTTCAGCGCGCTGGACCAGGTCATACCGAGAGAATACGGGCGGATACGCTGAGGAACGGGGTCCCTGACCGGCCCGCCCGCGCCGCCTGTACCGGGAAAATGACGGTAAACCTGGTGTCCGCTGACCGTAAAACGTCACAGGTCAGGGCCGTGTGCCCGGAATTTCGCGGTCCGGTGCGACGAATCCGACACCTCACGCAGGAAACTTCCCGCCGCGCCCTCCCCTCTTGCTGGCCGACCGGGGCTCGACCCGGTCGCATCGGCAAGGAGAAGGCGTCGTGCGCAAAGCCCTGTTCACCCCGGTGGTCGCCCTGATCACCCTGACCGTTCTCGCCAGTACGGCCGGCTGCGGGACCGACACGCCCAAGGCGGCCCCGGTACGGTTCGCCGACCCCGGGCCGGGCACCGCCTCGCAGGCCTCGGCGCCGGAGAAGAACAAGCGGTCCCTGGTGCAGTTCCCCACCCGGCCGATCACGTTCAGGGAGGAGAGCCGGGTCGGCGGCGCCGGCCGGAACACCCCGATCGGCGTGACCACCCTGCACGGCCCCAAGTCGGGCTTCACCGGGAAGGTATGGGTGTGGGCGCCGCCGGAGTACTACGAGAAGCGCAACGCGAACAAGGGCTTCCCGGTGATGGAGGCGCTCCCCGGCGCCTACGGATACCCGGTCAACTACTGGATCGGCTCCGACCTCAAGCTGGAGGAGAGCCTCGCCCAGTGGTCGCAGAACGGCACCAGCCTGCCGTTCATCCTCGTCATGCCGGTGCTCAACCCCAATGACAAGCAGTACTACGACGGCAGCGATATCCCCGGCCAGCCCAAGATCGGCACCTGGCTGAGCAAGGACGTGCCCGATCTCGTACGGCAGAACTTCCGCACCCTCAAGACCCGCGACGCCTGGGCGATCATGGGCTCTTCGTCGGGCGGGTTCGCGGCGCTGAAGAACGTGCTGCAGAACCCCGAAACGTTCAAGGTGGCCATCCCCAACGGCCCCGACATCGTGCCCGACTCCCCCCTCTGGAACGGCCACGCTCGCGAGGAGCGGGAGAACAACCCCGAGGTCCTGGCCCGCCGGCTGATAGCCCGCGGCGGGCCGAAGGTCTATCTGGCCTTCCAGGACGGCTCGAAGGAGTACACCATCCTGCCCAAGGTGCGCCGCTTCATCGCCCAGTACGGCCACGGGCCCATCACGACACGCTTCCAGATCATCCCGAACGGGACACACAGCGCGGCGACGTATGTCCAGGGCATGGGCGAGGGCACGATGCAGTGGGTCAGCGCCCACATGCGGGGGCCTACGGCCTGACGTTGTTGGGTTTCTCCCCACGTTGTCGTCTGCGGCGCCGTGGGGGTTGCGCTTTGCCCGCCTTCGGCGGGCGGGGGTGGGTCGGCCGCCGCGGTCGTGTGCACCCGGTGTGGGTGCGGCGTCAGGCCTCCAGGACTTCGTCCCTACAGCCCGCCGCCTCCCCACCGTCGTCGACCTCCCGGCCAGGGGGAGGAAGGTACAAACGACGGCCGCCGGGTGAAGACTCAGGGAAACCCACCAGGTAACCCCCACCCCGGGGCGGTCGCCGAACCGGACGGGAGGGGCCGGGCTGGAGCGACGAAGTCGTGGAAGACCGGCCCCGCACCCACACCACACAGCAGGCGACCAACCCCGAAACCCACCCCGATCCCGCCGCCAGGCGGGGCACAAAACACCGCAACAAACACGGCGCCGCACCCGGCAATGTCACGACTGGGGCGGCCCAAACCCACCCTGCGGCGGAGCCATCGGCGGCCCGGGCGGAGCCATCGGCGGCCCCGGCGGAGCCATCGGCACAGGCGGAGCCCAGGGCGGAGCCATGGGCGGACCACCCATCGGCGGACCAGGCGGAGCCATGGGCACACCGGGCGGGGCCATCGGCGGAGCCATCAGCGGAGCCATCGGCGGGGACCACCCCGGGGCGACCGCTTCGCCCCGGCCCAGCAGCGCCACCAGCGCCACCGAGCCGAAAAGATCCAGCAGCAGCTGGGCGTGGTTGAGGAGGTCCATGCCCGGGAATTCGTTGCCGATCTTGAAGAGCGTGCCGGTGCTCGCCATGGCGATGACGGCCAGGACGGCGTTGGGGAACAGCACGATGCCCAGGCCGATGCCGAGGCCGCGGGCGGCGTTGCCGCGCAGCAGGGCGTTGAGCGCGGCTACCGCGGTCAGCAGCAGGAAGACCGCCGAGTACCAGCCGGGGGCCAGCTGGGTCAGGGAGGTGAGCAAGCCGCCCTGGCCGAGGTAGAAGGCCGTGAGCGAGCCGCTGCCGAACTGCACCAGTACATAGATGTGCCAGATGACGTAGCACAGCGCCATCACCCCGAGCAGCAGACCGCAGACCACACCCGCCGCCTTGAGGGGGCGCTTGGGCGGGTCGCTGGGCTTCGGCTGCGGCCAGGCGCGCATACCGGCCAGCAGCACGATCCCGGCGACGAAGGAGAGGAGGACCAGCCCCATGCAGCTGACGAAAACGCCCTTGAACGTCGACGAGTAGGTGTCGGCGTTGCGGAACCACCGGTCGTCGCTGGTGTGCTGTCCGGTGCTGATGACGGTCTGGAGGGCGACGGCGAAGGTGAGGGTGGTGGCGACGGCGAGCAGGCCGCCGGCCGAGCGCTTTCCTGCGAGGGCCGCGAACACCGCCGTCAGCTGAAGGACGGCGAGGCCGAGCAGGAGCGGGTTGGTGACCTCGTCCCGGCCGGCGCCGCGCCGGGCGGTCCAGGTGTCCCAGAGGCCGTCGATACCGAACGCGTTGATATCGGTGACCAGCCAGATGGCGGTCCAGAGGAAGAACAGCAGGCAGATGATTCCGCCGGTGATACGGGCACCCTTGGCGAGCGCCATGGGTTGGTGCATAGGTCCCCCTGGAGATGTGTGCTCCGCCGCCGTGCCGGTGCGGTGCTCGCCGGCGTGTGGACACGCCGACATGTCGGTGTTCTGCCAACGGAGCACGGTAGCAATCCGGCCATCCTCGGTCTCCCCCGGAGCTGCGCGGGGGCTGGGAAGGGGCGGACCCCCTTCCGGCGAGGGCCGGCAGGGGGTCCGGTGCGGGCCGGACGGGGCCCGGCGGGGTGTCAGTGGTTGCGGGGGAAGCCCAGGTTGATGCCACCATCCGACGGGTCGGGCCAGCGGGTCGTGATGACCTTGCCGCGGGTGTAGAAGTGCACGCCGTCGTTGCCGTAGATGTGGTGGTCGCCGAAGAGCGAGTCCTTCCAGCCGCCGAAGGAGTGGTAGCCGACCGGCACCGGGATCGGGACGTTGACGCCGACCATGCCGGCCTCGACCTCGAGCTGGAAGCGGCGGGCCGCGCCGCCGTCCCGGGTGAAGATGGCGGTGCCGTTGCCCCAGGGCGAGTTGTTCATCAGGGCGATGGCGTCGTCGTAGGTGTCGACGCGGACGACGGAGAGCACCGGGCCGAAGATCTCGTCGCGGTAGGCGTCCATCTCGGGCGTGACGTGGTCCAGCAGCGAGATGCCGATCCAGTGGCCGTCCTCGTAGCCCTCGACGGTGTAGCCGGTGCCGTCGATGACGACGTCGGCGCCCTGGGCCGCGGCGCCCGTGACGTAGGAGGCGACCTTGTCGCGGTGGACCTTGGTGATCAGCGGGCCCATCTCGGAGGCCGGGTCGTCGCCGGGGCCGATGCGCAGCTTGTCGGCACGCTCCTTGATCTTGCCGATCAGCGGGTCGGCGGTGTCGCCGACGGCCACGACCACGGAGATCGCCATGCAGCGCTCGCCCGCCGAGCCGTAGGCCGCGTTGATCGCGGAGTCCGCGGCCAGGTCGAGGTCGGCGTCCGGGAGGACCAGCATGTGGTTCTTGGCGCCGCCCAGGGCCTGGACGCGCTTGCCGTTGGCGGTGCCGGTGGTGTGGATGTACCGGGCGATCGGGGTGGAGCCGACGAAGGAGACCGCGGCGATGTCCGGGTGCTCCAGGATGGCGTCGACGGCCACCTTGTCGCCGTTGACAACGTTCAGCACCCCGTCGGGCAGGCCCGCCTCGGCGGCCAGCTCGGCCAGCTTGAAGGCGGCGCTGGGCACCTTCTCGCTGGGCTTGAGGACGAAGGTGTTGCCGCAGGCGATGGCGAGGGGGAACATCCACATCGGCACCATGGCCGGGAAGTTGAACGGCGTGATGCCGGCCACGACGCCGAGCGACTGGCGGATGGCGGCCACATCGACGCGGGTGGAGACCTGGGTGGACAGCTCGCCCTTGAGCTTCTCGGGGATTCCGCAGGCCAGCTCGACGATCTCCAGGCCGCGGGCCACCTCGCCGAGGGCGTCGGAGTGCACCTTGCCGTGCTCGGCGGTGATCAGCCGGGCGATCTCCTCGCGGTGCGCATCGAGCAGTTCGCGGTACTTGAACAGCACCGAGGTGCGCTTGGCCAGCGAGCTGGTGCCCCAGGTCGTGAACGCTTCCTTGGCGGCGCGGACGGCCGCGTCGACCTCCTCGACCGAGGCGAAGGCGACCTGCTTCTCCTGGGCACCGGTGGCCGGGTTGTAGACCGGGCCGTAGTTGCCGGAGGCGCCCTCGACGGGCTTGCCGCCGATCCAGTGGCTGATGGTCTTCATTGTCGGGGCCTTTCGTACGGTGAGGCGAGCGGTTGTCACAGGTGGCGACGGCGTGCGGCGGCGTGGCGGTCGTACGCTGCGCGGGCGGCGACCGCGGCCGGACGCGTCGCGGTCTCGGCAACGGGTACATCCCACCAGGCCTGGGCCTCGGGCGCGCCCGGCACTGTGTCGGCCGTTTCGGTCTCGACATAGACACATGTGGGGCGGTTCGCGCCACGCGCCTCGGCGAGCGCCGCGCGCAGCTCGCCGACCGTGGCGGCGCGCAGGACGTGCATACCGAGCGAGGCGGCGTTGGCGGCGAGATCCACGGGCAGCGGCGCGCCGGTGTATCTCCCGTCCTTGGCGCGGAAGCGGTAGGCGGTGCCGAAGCGCTCGCCGCCCGTCTGCTCCGAGAGCCCGCCGATGGAGGCGTATCCGTGGTTCTGGATGAGGACGAGGGTGATGTTGATGCCTTCCTGGACCGCGGTGACGATCTCAGTGGGGTTCATCAGATATGTACCGTCGCCGACCAGCGCCCACACCGGCCGGTCGGGGGCGGCGAGCCGGACGCCGAGGGCGGCGGGGATCTCATAGCCCATGCAGGAGTAGCCGTATTCCAGGTGGTACTGCCTGCGGGACCGGGCGCGCCAGAGTTTGTGCAGGTCACCGGGGAGGGAGCCGGCGGCGTTGATCACGATGTCGGTGTCGTCGACGAGGGCGTCCAGAGCGCCGAGGACCTGTGTCTGGGAGGGCCGTACGGTCTCGTCCGCGGCGGCGTAGGCGGCGTCCACCCGGCGCTCCCATTCCGCCTTGGCCGCGCCGTAGGCCGCCTCGTAGTCCTGGGCCACGCGGTGGCCGGACAGCGCCCGGGTGAGCGCTTCGAGTCCGGCGCGGGCGTCGGCGATCAGGGAGACGGCGCCGAGCTTGTGGGCGTCGAAGGAGGCGATGTTGAGGTTGAGGAAGCGGACCTCGGGGTCGGCGAAGAGGGTGGCGGAGGCGGTGGTGAAGTCGGTGTAGCGGGTGCCGACGCCGATGACCAGGTCGGCCTCGCGGGCCAGGGCGTCGGCAGTGGCGGTGCCGGTGTGGCCGATGCCGCCGACGTCGGCGGGGTGGTCGTGGCGCAGCGAGCCCTTGCCGGCCTGGGTGGAGGCGACGGGGATGCCGGTGGTGTCGGCGAAGGCGCGCAGCGCGTCCTCGGCCTCGGAGTGGTGGACGCCGCCGCCCGCGATCAGCAGGGGGCGGCGGGCGGCGCGGACGGCCCGTACGGCATCGGCGAGGGCGCGGGGGTCGGGCGCGGGGCGGGTGATGCGCCAGATGCGGTCGGCGAAGAACTCCTCGGGCCAGTCGTACGCCTCGGCCTGGACGTCCTGCGGCAGGGCGAGGGTGACGGCGCCGGTCTCCACCGGATCGGCGAGCACCCGCATGGCCTGGAGGGCGGCGGGGATCAGCGCCTCGGGGCGGGTGATCCGGTCGAAGTACCGGGAGACCGGGCGCAGCGCGTCGTTGACCGACACATCGCCGGCGGAGGGGACTTCGAGCTGCTGGAGGACCGGGTCGGCGAGGCGGGTGGCAAAGCTGTCGCCGGGCAGCAGCAGGACGGGCAGGCGATTGACGGTGGCGAGCGCGGCGCCGGTGACGAGGTTGGTGGCGCCGGGCCCGATGGAGGTGGTGACGGCCTGGGCGGAGAGACGGTCGCACTGGCGGGCGTAGCCGACGGCGGCGTGCACCATGGCCTGTTCGTTGCGGCCCTGGAGATAGGGGAGGGCCTCGCCGGACTCCAGGAGGGCCTGGCCGATTCCGGCGACGTTGCCGTGGCCGAAGATGCCCCAGCAGGCGTTGATCAGGCGGTGTTGCCGGCCGTCGCGCTCGGTGTACTGGTGGGCGAGGAACTCCACCAGGGCCTGGGCGACCGTGCGGCGGCGCGTCGTCGGGGCGTTCATCGGGCGGCTCCTGCGGGTGCTTCGTAGAGGGGGAGGCGGGGGTCGACGGGCTGCTCGGGCCAGGTGGCGCGGATCCAGCCGTGGTCGGGGTGGTCGCAGATCAGCCATGCGCGTTCGTCGCCCGGCCCGGCCATCACGTTGAGGTAGTACATGGCGTGCCCGGGGGCGGCGATGGACGGGCCGTGCCAGCCGTCCGGGATCAGCACGGCGTCGCCGCTGCGCACCTCGGCGAGCACCTCGGTGCCGCGGCCGCGGCCGGACGGGGTGACGCGCTGATAGCCGACGCCTGCCGTGCCGTGCGCGGACTCGATCTCGAAGTAGTAGATCTCCTCCAGCTCGGACTCCTCCCCCGGGCGGCACTCGTCGTGCTTGTGCGGCGGGTAGGACGACCAGTTGCCGCCGGGGGTGAGCACCTCCACGGCGATCAGCTTGTCGGCCTCGAAGACGTCCGCGGCGGCGAAGTTGTTGACCTGGCGGGAGCAGGTGCCCGTGCCGCGCAGCTCCACGGGGACGGCGGAGGCGGGTCCGTAGCGGGCCGGGAGGCGCCGTGTGCAGCGGGCGCCGGTGAGCGCGAATCGCCCGCCGGCGCCGGCGGCGATCTGGACGTGGGCGTCGCGCGGGACGTAGGCGAAGTCCGTCACCCCGCTGAACACGCTCTCCCGGCCGGCCAGTTCGAAGATCTCGCCGTCGTCGGTGCGCACCGTGCAGCCGCCGGACAGCGGCAGCACGATCCATTCGCTGTCCCCGGTGGCGAAGGAATGGCCGGCGCCGGGCGGCAGATCCAGGACGCGGAGGGAGGAATACCCCCAGCCGGCCCGCTCGGGGTCGATGTCCAGGGCGTAGGGACCGTCGGCCGCCCGCCCCGCCTTGACGTGGAATTCCGTGTTCTCAGCGCTCATAACTCCAAGTCTCCTACCCACCACTGACAGTCAGTGAAGTCCGGCGGATTCCGGCGGATTCGGGGGTCACAGAAGGCCGACGGCGGTGTCGACGGCCGCCGCCACGTCCCCGTCGGCGGGGTAGAGCAGCGAGCGGCCCACGACCAGCCCGTGCACGGTCGGCAGCCGCAGCGCCTTGCGCCATTTCTCGTACGCGGCCTCCTGGTCCTCGACGGTCCGCCCGATGTCGCCGCCGAGCAGGACGGTGGGCAGCGTGGAGGTCTCGCAGACCCGGGCCATCGCGTCGGGGTCGTCGGTGACCGGGAGTTTGAGCCAGGTGTAGGCGGAGGTGCCGCCCAGGCCGGAGGCGATGGCCACGGATCTGGTGACCGCCTCGGCGCTCAGGTCGTTGCGGACCACGCCGTCGATCCGGCGGGAGACGAACGGTTCGACGAAGGTGGGCAGTCCGAGGGCGGCCATCGCGTCGATGGTGCGGGCGGTGGTCTCCAGGGTGGTCAGCGAGCCGGGGTCGCCGAAGTCGATGCGCAGCAGCAGTTTGCCGGCGTCGAAGCGGAGCCGGGCGAGGTCCTCGGGGCGGTGGCCGGTGAAGCGGTCATCCATCTCGAAGGAGGCGCCCGCGAGGCCGCCGCGGTTCATCGATCCCATGACGACCTTGCCGTCGAGGGCACCGAGGAGGAGCAGGTCCTCCAGGATGTCGGCGGTGGCGAGGACGCCGTCCACGCCGGGCCGCGAGAGCGCGAGGACCAGGCGTTCGAGCAGGTCGAGGCGGTTGGCCATGGCCAGTTGCCGGTCGCCGACGGCGAGCGCGCCGCGGGCGGGGTGATCGGCGGCGACGATCATCAGCCGGCCGCGCTCGCCGAGCAGGGGGCGGCGGGTGCGGCGGGCGGCGGCCTCCGCGACGGCTTCGGGGTGCCGGGCCCGGAGCGCCGGGAGGTCGCTGATCCGAGGGGTCAAGGCTCAACTCACCTTCTTCACGTACAGGGGTGGGGCGGCCGGGGCGGACGCGGCCGTGGGGTGGCTCCGGGGCGTCGGCCGCCACCGGGCGAAGCGGGCCCGGGGCGCTCACCCCGCGGCCGTCGGGCTACCTCTCGGCGAGAAAGGCATCGACCTCCTCGGCCGTGGGCATCGCGGAGGAGCAGGCCAGCCGGGTGGCGACGAGGGCGCCGGCGGCGTTGGCGTAGCGCATGGTCCGCTCCAGGTCCCAGCCGGCCAGCAGCCCGTGGCACAGGGCCCCGCCGAAGGAGTCGCCGGCGCCGAGCCCGTTGACGACCTCGACCGGGGTGGGCGGGACCTCGGCGCTGCGGCCGTCCCGGTGGACGGCCAGCACGCCCCTGGGCCCCTGTTTGACGACGGCCAGCTCCACGCCCATGTCCAGCAGCGCCTTGGCGCAGGACTTGGGGTCGCGCAGCCCGGTGGCGACCTCGGCCTCGTCGACATTGCCCACCGCCACGGTGGCGTGGCGCAGCGCCGCTTCGTAGAACGGGCGGGCGGTGGCCCTGGCCTCGGCGCCGCGCGCCCCGCCGTCCCCGGAGGCGCCGCCCTCGCCGCCCCAGAACATCGGCCGCCAGTCGAGGTCGAAGACGGTGATGCCGGACCGGGCGCGGGCCTCCAGGGCGGCGAGGGTGGTGCCGCGACTGGGTTCCTCGCACAGCCCGGTGCCGGTGATCCAGAAGATCCGGGCCGCCGTGATGGCGTCCAGGTCCAGTTCCTCGGGGTGCATGACCAGGTCGGGGGCCTTGGGGCGGCGGTAGAAGTAGAGCGGGAAGTCGTCCGGCGGGAAGATCTCGCAGAAGGTGACCGGCGTCGGGAGGTCCGCCACCGGGCTCACCCACCGGTCGTCCACGCCGAAGTCCCGCAGCGCCTGGTGGAGATAGTCGCCGAACGGGTCGGTTCCGGTGCGTGTGATGACGGCGCTGCGGCGACCGAGCCGGGCCGCGGCGACGGCCACGTTGGCCGCGGAGCCGCCCAGGAACTTCCCGAAGGTCTCCACCCGGGCCAGCGGCACGCCGGTCTGGAGCGGATAGATGTCGACCCCGATGCGGCCCATCGTGATCAGGTCGTACGGCTCGGTCATATGCGCCCCTTCGGGTCGGCCGGCGCGGCGGGTTGGGCGGTTCGGCTCTGAGGAAAGGTCTAACGGTGTGGATCAGACCCTGTCAACAGTTTGTCCTTACATTCTGACGTCACTCCTTGCGCGCCCCACACCGGGGCCCGCACCGGGACGCCGGGATCCGCGCCGAGACGGACGGCACCGCGCCCGCATGACAAAGTCCTTAAGTCCTTATGTCAGGACGAAGTCTTGACACTCCCCGGGGCGCCAGCGAGGCTGAGCCCCACAACCCGCCCCCCGACCAGCCCCCAGCGCCTCCCGGTCACCGCCGACCGGCGAGAGGAGAGCCGCAGCATGTCCGCACCCCGTGCCGCCTCGCCCGTTCTGGACCGCATCCGCGTCGGTTCCGCCCCCGACTCCTGGGGCGTGTGGTTCCCCGACGACGAGCAGCAGGTCCCCTGGCAGCGCTTCCTGGACGAGGTCGCCGACGCCGGTTACGAGTGGATCGAGCTCGGCCCGTACGGCTATCTGCCCACCGACCCCGCCGTCCTGCACGAGGAGATCGCCCGCCGCAGCCTGAAGGTCTCCGCCGGCACGATCTTCACCTCGATGCACCACGGCCCGGACGCCTGGGAGAAGACCTGGGCCCACGTCAACGAGGTCGCCACCCTCACCCGGGCCATGGACGCCCGCCACCTGGTCGTCATCCCCTCCTTCTGGCGCGACGACAAGACCGCCGAGGAGCTGGAGCCGCGCGAGCTGACCGTGGAGCAGTGGAAGCACCTGACCACCGGCATGCAGTGGCTGGGCAAGCGGGTCCAGGACGAATTCGGCCTGGAGATCGTGGTGCACCCGCACGCCGACACCCATATCGACACCGAGGAGCATGTCGCCCGCTTCCTGGACGGCACCGACTCCGGGCTGGTCAACCTCTGCCTGGACACCGGGCATTACGCCTACTGCGGCGGCGACAGCGTCAAACTGATCCGCACCTACGGCGAGCGGATCGGCTACCTCCACCTCAAGCAGGTCGACCCGGACATCCTCGCCGACGTCGTCGCCAAGGGCACGCCCTTCGGCCCGGCGGTCAAGCAGGGCGTGATGTGCGAACCGCCGCTCGGCGTCCCGGCGCTGCCGCCCGTCCTGGAGGCCGCCCAGGAGCTGGACGTCGACCTCTTCGCCATCGTCGAGCAGGACATGTACCCCTGCCCGCC is a genomic window of Streptomyces gilvosporeus containing:
- the iolC gene encoding 5-dehydro-2-deoxygluconokinase; this encodes MTEPYDLITMGRIGVDIYPLQTGVPLARVETFGKFLGGSAANVAVAAARLGRRSAVITRTGTDPFGDYLHQALRDFGVDDRWVSPVADLPTPVTFCEIFPPDDFPLYFYRRPKAPDLVMHPEELDLDAITAARIFWITGTGLCEEPSRGTTLAALEARARSGITVFDLDWRPMFWGGEGGASGDGGARGAEARATARPFYEAALRHATVAVGNVDEAEVATGLRDPKSCAKALLDMGVELAVVKQGPRGVLAVHRDGRSAEVPPTPVEVVNGLGAGDSFGGALCHGLLAGWDLERTMRYANAAGALVATRLACSSAMPTAEEVDAFLAER
- a CDS encoding sugar phosphate isomerase/epimerase family protein, producing MSAPRAASPVLDRIRVGSAPDSWGVWFPDDEQQVPWQRFLDEVADAGYEWIELGPYGYLPTDPAVLHEEIARRSLKVSAGTIFTSMHHGPDAWEKTWAHVNEVATLTRAMDARHLVVIPSFWRDDKTAEELEPRELTVEQWKHLTTGMQWLGKRVQDEFGLEIVVHPHADTHIDTEEHVARFLDGTDSGLVNLCLDTGHYAYCGGDSVKLIRTYGERIGYLHLKQVDPDILADVVAKGTPFGPAVKQGVMCEPPLGVPALPPVLEAAQELDVDLFAIVEQDMYPCPPDQPYPIAERTRRFLRSCGA